A genomic window from Qipengyuania oceanensis includes:
- a CDS encoding ATP-binding protein: MSVLSILRHLNYKTWFALAEFVDNSVQSYLANKDRLEAIHGPDFRLKVGITVENTAPARIVIRDNAAGIALRDFPRAFRPAAIPPDRSGLSEFGMGMKSAACWFAPRWSVRTKALGEDAERTVRFDVATIVRDQLEELDIDDAPAQADTHFTEIVLDDPFHLPVGRTLGKIKDHLTDIYRVYVRDGVLELRLNRELLEYTPPRILTAPNVRKPDDGAREWRQDIRFDLGGGLTAHGFAGLMDPMNTNRSGFALFRRGRLIEGSGDEGYRPPYIFGQPGNFRWRRLFGELHLEGFDVSHTKDGFRWDENEQPFLELLRDELDKDELPLLRQADLYRVQAARNELAEAAQKAITRAVDAMHAGLPEALPGVASEPPVETPAAPLVPEPAILAARELAVNFRDQKWLLRVELTSDPAQGEWLAVSDQPAQADSVQVLEMRLSLVHPFMVSFAQTDPENVEALLRVAAGLALSEKLARGTGVRLAGTIRRNLNELLRAALAKP, encoded by the coding sequence GTGAGTGTTCTCTCGATCCTGCGCCACCTGAATTACAAGACGTGGTTTGCGCTTGCTGAATTCGTGGACAATTCGGTGCAGAGCTATCTCGCGAACAAGGACCGCCTTGAGGCGATCCACGGCCCAGACTTTCGCCTGAAAGTCGGAATCACCGTCGAGAACACCGCGCCAGCGCGTATTGTGATCCGCGACAATGCCGCCGGGATTGCACTGCGCGATTTTCCTCGCGCCTTCCGCCCCGCTGCCATCCCACCAGATCGCAGTGGCTTGTCTGAATTTGGCATGGGCATGAAAAGTGCCGCGTGCTGGTTTGCACCACGTTGGTCGGTGCGCACCAAGGCGCTAGGCGAAGATGCCGAGCGGACAGTCAGGTTTGATGTCGCGACCATCGTGCGCGACCAACTCGAAGAACTCGACATCGACGATGCGCCAGCGCAAGCGGACACGCATTTTACCGAGATCGTGCTCGACGATCCATTCCACCTTCCAGTTGGACGCACCCTTGGAAAGATCAAGGATCACCTCACCGATATTTACCGCGTTTATGTGCGCGACGGCGTCCTCGAGCTTCGGCTGAATCGCGAATTGCTCGAATACACGCCACCTCGCATCCTGACCGCGCCAAATGTGCGCAAGCCCGATGACGGAGCGAGGGAGTGGCGGCAGGACATTCGCTTTGACCTGGGCGGTGGCCTGACAGCACACGGCTTCGCAGGCCTAATGGACCCGATGAACACCAACCGATCAGGCTTTGCGCTGTTCCGACGTGGACGCCTGATCGAAGGCAGCGGCGATGAGGGCTACCGACCGCCCTATATTTTCGGCCAGCCGGGCAATTTTCGCTGGCGCAGGCTCTTTGGCGAACTTCACCTTGAAGGCTTTGATGTCAGCCACACCAAGGACGGCTTTCGCTGGGACGAAAACGAGCAGCCATTCCTCGAATTGCTCCGCGACGAACTCGACAAGGACGAACTGCCGCTGTTGCGGCAAGCGGATTTGTATCGTGTGCAGGCCGCGCGCAACGAGCTTGCGGAGGCGGCGCAAAAGGCGATAACGCGCGCAGTCGATGCCATGCATGCAGGACTGCCCGAGGCACTTCCCGGCGTCGCCAGCGAACCGCCCGTTGAAACCCCCGCAGCACCCTTGGTGCCGGAGCCCGCAATCCTTGCGGCGAGGGAACTTGCAGTCAATTTCCGCGATCAGAAATGGTTGCTACGTGTTGAACTCACCAGTGATCCCGCACAGGGCGAATGGCTAGCGGTGAGCGACCAGCCAGCACAAGCCGACAGTGTTCAAGTGCTTGAAATGCGTCTCTCGCTTGTGCACCCCTTTATGGTCAGCTTCGCGCAAACCGACCCCGAAAATGTCGAAGCATTGTTGCGCGTCGCGGCAGGATTGGCCTTGTCCGAAAAGCTCGCGCGCGGCACGGGCGTCAGGTTAGCGGGCACTATTCGCCGCAATCTCAACGAGTTGTTGCGCGCAGCACTCGCGAAACCATAG
- a CDS encoding Z1 domain-containing protein, with protein sequence MTNGSAVITPLDVAHRPGANWNPHIGDEAQELVTRKLGHESQEARNAVLSSAASILSKCVDPRAETGSETGLVVGYVQSGKTLSFTTVMALARDNGFQLVIVVAGTSKLLLKQSTDRLRKDLQIEEIEGSLQWKLYTNPLDNETNRRHFQQTLAEWNDPDVAQSERATILVTVMKQHRWLRALVGLLQNLELAGVPTLIIDDEADQASLNTLVRQQRQSTTYQRLLDVRDAVPHHSFLQYTATPQAPLLINIIDALSPSFVEVLEPGTGYVGGQSFFSGNMPLVRVIDPLDISTDDNPLVDPPEPLREALRVFLLGVAAGLVEGQSARNPRRSMLVHPSQRTDSHAEYWRWISGMFDDWQRILELPDTDADKQDLLQEFQQEYADLADTVENPPAFVELARRLPRAFRKTKIEQVNARGGKTPEIDWSQSYGWILVGGQAMDRGFTVEGLTVTYMPRGPGIGNADTVQQRGRFFGYKQRYLGYCRVYLEQDALNAFEDYVAHEEDMRRQLQEVQRRGDPLSAWKRAFVLSPDLQACRRNVIDYDYVRGNYANQWFYPGIAEAPEEVLESNRKGAERFLASIPLSVDPDLADREPAQRHRVCRGLSLAHVVSDLIVPFRVTGAADSRNLVGLLLQLSKALEDNGDEQCTVYHVSPEFPRSRAIDANGKMNELFQGATRLVGGGYSYPGDAAFRDGDTVTVQLHSLRLRRNNAVVAEDVPVIAIWVPRRLALAWVSQHQHEQND encoded by the coding sequence ATGACGAACGGTTCAGCAGTCATTACTCCCCTTGATGTGGCACATCGGCCCGGTGCCAATTGGAACCCGCATATCGGCGACGAAGCCCAAGAACTTGTCACCCGAAAGCTCGGACACGAGAGCCAGGAGGCGCGCAACGCCGTCCTTAGTTCAGCCGCTTCGATACTTTCAAAGTGTGTCGATCCACGGGCAGAGACCGGAAGCGAGACTGGCCTCGTTGTTGGCTACGTGCAGAGCGGCAAGACATTGTCGTTTACGACCGTCATGGCGCTGGCGCGTGACAACGGATTTCAACTCGTCATCGTGGTTGCGGGCACCTCCAAACTGCTCTTGAAGCAATCGACCGACCGCCTTCGCAAGGACCTCCAAATCGAGGAGATTGAAGGCTCACTGCAATGGAAACTCTACACCAACCCTCTGGACAACGAGACCAACCGCAGGCATTTCCAGCAAACGCTGGCTGAGTGGAACGACCCCGATGTGGCGCAAAGTGAGCGCGCCACCATTCTCGTGACGGTCATGAAACAGCACCGCTGGCTGAGAGCCTTGGTCGGCCTGTTGCAAAATCTTGAGCTGGCTGGTGTTCCAACCCTCATCATCGACGACGAGGCCGATCAGGCAAGCCTAAATACTTTGGTCAGGCAACAGCGTCAGAGCACCACCTATCAGCGCCTGCTCGACGTGCGCGATGCTGTCCCGCATCACAGCTTCCTGCAATATACAGCCACCCCGCAAGCCCCGCTGCTCATCAACATCATTGATGCTCTTTCCCCGAGCTTCGTCGAGGTGCTTGAACCCGGCACGGGCTATGTCGGTGGGCAGTCGTTTTTCTCCGGCAATATGCCTCTGGTGCGCGTCATCGACCCTTTGGACATCTCAACCGACGACAACCCGCTTGTCGATCCGCCCGAGCCGCTGCGCGAAGCTTTGCGTGTCTTTTTACTCGGTGTCGCAGCTGGATTAGTCGAAGGGCAGAGTGCACGGAATCCGCGCCGCTCCATGCTGGTTCATCCTTCGCAGCGCACCGATTCCCATGCGGAATACTGGCGCTGGATCAGCGGCATGTTTGATGACTGGCAACGCATTCTTGAGCTTCCGGACACCGATGCGGACAAACAAGATCTGCTCCAGGAGTTTCAGCAGGAATACGCCGACCTGGCCGATACGGTAGAGAATCCCCCTGCGTTTGTGGAACTTGCGCGTCGCCTACCGCGCGCTTTTCGCAAAACCAAGATCGAACAGGTCAATGCACGGGGCGGCAAAACCCCTGAGATTGACTGGAGCCAGTCATACGGCTGGATATTGGTAGGCGGTCAGGCAATGGATCGCGGCTTCACCGTCGAAGGCCTGACGGTCACTTACATGCCGCGCGGCCCCGGTATCGGTAATGCCGATACCGTCCAGCAGCGCGGTCGCTTTTTTGGCTATAAGCAACGTTATCTCGGTTATTGTCGAGTCTATTTAGAGCAAGACGCCCTTAATGCGTTTGAGGACTATGTTGCGCATGAGGAGGACATGCGTCGTCAGCTTCAAGAGGTTCAGCGAAGGGGCGACCCACTGAGCGCGTGGAAGCGTGCTTTCGTTCTATCGCCCGACCTTCAGGCCTGTCGCCGCAACGTAATTGACTACGACTACGTGCGTGGCAACTACGCCAATCAATGGTTTTATCCTGGAATTGCCGAAGCACCGGAGGAAGTGCTCGAGTCCAACCGGAAGGGCGCCGAGCGATTCCTTGCCAGCATCCCGCTCTCGGTAGACCCTGACCTTGCAGACCGCGAACCAGCCCAGAGACATAGGGTGTGTCGCGGCCTGTCCCTTGCGCATGTTGTCAGCGATCTCATCGTGCCTTTCAGGGTCACGGGTGCGGCCGACTCGCGCAACCTAGTTGGCCTTTTGCTCCAACTCTCGAAGGCGTTAGAAGACAACGGCGACGAGCAGTGCACCGTCTATCATGTTAGTCCCGAATTTCCGCGTTCACGCGCGATCGACGCCAACGGCAAGATGAATGAACTGTTTCAGGGTGCAACGCGGCTCGTGGGCGGTGGCTATAGCTACCCTGGCGACGCGGCGTTTCGCGATGGTGATACAGTGACGGTCCAACTCCACTCGTTGCGGCTGCGGCGTAACAATGCGGTGGTCGCCGAAGACGTTCCCGTCATCGCGATCTGGGTTCCACGACGCCTCGCATTGGCATGGGTTTCCCAGCACCAGCATGAGCAGAATGACTGA
- a CDS encoding PD-(D/E)XK motif protein, with product MTDTSLTALLDAIEPSTRDAGEGTFRVIAIPGCDRHYVGWNTQGHPCLLLGSEPGAFYAPVRLALLEAHFGNLHRIHPVNGAQREELLSVITCTSQDMQAQTYFLHVCETILRIVGAQPTLNAVVQSVQRLIEIFRSLSRPPKRSLNGLAGELFLIAASRNPAASVAAWRSSDVDRFDFSSGNVRLDVKASAERLRIHHLSAEQCQPPSGTVGLLASVFIEASGGGQSLRELVEQIETLLVGDANLILKVQQTVAETLGDGLASALAARFDDRLAITSLRFFDLATVPAIRDGIPAEVSGVHFRSDLSQTNQMEEREIGKVAELALNFLPR from the coding sequence ATGACTGATACCTCGCTGACCGCATTGCTTGACGCGATCGAGCCGTCAACGCGAGATGCAGGCGAAGGGACATTCCGCGTTATCGCCATACCCGGCTGTGACCGGCACTACGTTGGATGGAACACTCAGGGGCATCCATGCCTTTTGCTCGGCAGTGAGCCAGGCGCATTCTATGCGCCTGTGCGGTTGGCCTTGCTTGAGGCGCACTTTGGCAATCTACACCGCATCCATCCGGTTAATGGCGCTCAGCGCGAGGAGTTGCTGTCAGTCATCACCTGCACATCCCAAGACATGCAGGCGCAAACCTACTTTCTCCATGTTTGTGAGACGATCCTGCGCATCGTAGGAGCCCAGCCTACTCTCAATGCTGTTGTGCAGTCAGTGCAGCGACTAATTGAGATATTCCGCAGCCTCTCGCGCCCTCCTAAACGCTCCCTCAATGGCCTCGCCGGAGAGCTTTTCCTGATCGCCGCCAGCCGTAACCCAGCCGCCTCTGTAGCCGCATGGCGCAGTTCGGATGTGGACCGTTTTGATTTTTCGAGCGGCAATGTGAGACTGGATGTCAAAGCTTCTGCGGAGAGGTTGCGCATCCATCACTTGTCAGCAGAACAGTGCCAGCCTCCATCTGGAACTGTCGGACTGTTGGCATCTGTGTTCATCGAAGCGAGCGGTGGCGGTCAATCGCTGCGCGAACTAGTGGAGCAAATCGAAACACTATTGGTTGGCGACGCCAATCTAATCCTGAAGGTACAACAGACAGTTGCAGAGACGTTGGGCGATGGATTGGCGTCGGCGTTGGCAGCAAGGTTTGACGATAGGCTGGCGATCACATCCCTGCGCTTCTTTGACTTGGCGACGGTTCCAGCCATCCGCGACGGAATCCCAGCCGAAGTAAGCGGGGTGCATTTTCGATCTGATTTGTCGCAGACAAATCAGATGGAAGAACGCGAGATCGGTAAGGTGGCAGAGTTGGCGTTAAATTTCCTTCCTCGATAG